Within Mongoliitalea daihaiensis, the genomic segment TAGTAAAGGCATTCGTCATTACAGTAGAAACTGCGTCCCACCTACCTCAGCAAATGGCTGTATTGATGGGTGTAAGTAATGAAAATCTCTTGTTTGTAGCAACATTTGTGATCGGGTTTCTAATTGGAGGATTTTCAGGTTTAACTGGGGGATTACTGAAAAGTATCTTGCAAAATAAGCGGGAAGGCTATTATGGAGTGTGAGTTTTTAGAAGCGTGAGACTAGAAGCGAGAAGCGAGACAAAGAATCAAGATGCAAGAAACAAGACTTGTTTGTCGTAAGTAGACGATGGGGTTTAAATGAAATAAAGTAGAAATAAGGTGGAAATAAAGTTGAAATAATGAGTTGGGAGTGAAGAAGACTATTTCCAGTAACTATGTTATCAGTCCACGTTCGACAGTCCACATGTCAGTGAACAGTGTATAGTGAACAGTGTATAGTGAACAGTGCGTAGTGAGCAGTTAGTAGTGAACAGGGACAGAAATGTAGAATGAGGAATGAAAAATGTAGAATGAGATGGCAGAAAATAATTAAGATTACCTAAATATATAGCTCATATCTAAAACCAATTAGCGTTAATTGCGAACTATGTGAGCCAAAATTAGACCTGAGACGCTAGACATAAGACTTTCTATCCTATCAAGAGATTTTTATTCGTGTAATTTGTGAAATTCGCGGTTCCTTTTTCCTATGTTTTCGTAGTTCCAGCTATTTTTCAAAAATATTTTTTCAACCAGTTTAACAGAAGAAATCTTGCAGAAATATGTATTTCAAATAAATAAAGCGTCTGTTTATGTGAATAATTTGCAATTTTTTCTTTTTTGATTGAAGAAAGTGGGGGATAGGGCTATGAAAAAAAGTGAGAAAATCTTTTTGTAAACACAAAAGGGTGAGTACTTTTGTTGCGCAGTTTTTACGGCAATTATGTTAGATTCTTTAATTACTTCAAAGACACGCTTAAAACTTTTAGTCAAGTTTTTTAGCAATCCCCAGAATGTAGCGCATTTGAGGGGTTTGGCTGAGGAATTTGGAGAATCTACCAATGCCATTCGTAAGGAATTGAATCATCTATCAGAAGCAGGTTTATTGTTGAAGGTAAATGATAAAAATAAGATAGATTACACAGCAAATTACAATCATCCCTATTTCGAAAGCTTGAAAGACCTCACCCGAAAGTATTTGGGATTCGACAAACTTGTTGACACTGTTTTGGAACGAATGGGTGATGTGGAGGAAATTTCCCTCATTGGAGATTATAGCCGTGGCTTAGATTCCGGATATTTGGATGTGTTGATCAAAGGTAATAACCTATCAGAAGAATACTTAGAGCGCTTAACTTTTCGTTTGCAAGAATTAATTGGCAAACAAGTAAACTTCACTGTTAATGATTCTTTGTGTGAAAGCAATGATTCATTGGTGATTTATAAAAAATAAGACTACTTCTTAAAAGGTAGTCCACCCCAATTGCAGCCCGCTAAGCACAAAGAAATGTGACTGAGAGGGCGAAGCTGTGAGAAGAGGGAAAAGGTACGAGGGAAAAGGTACGAGAAAATAGAGTCTAGCTGAAGTATTGGGGGGAAGAAATGGAACAACTGTCAAAGTATTAATAAAACTTAGGTTTAGTGATTTCTTTTAAATATAGATTTTTAAAAAAATGGAAATAAAATCATTTGAAGATTTAGGAGTTTGGCAAAGGAGCTTCAAGTTAGCGGTTGATATTTTTGAAGTTACAAAACTCGATAAAAACTATGTTATTAAAGATCATCTAGTAAAGACGGCTTTGTCAGTTCCTTCAAACATTGCTGAGGGTTTTGAAAGGACATCAAATAAAGAATACATACGGTTTTTGGATATTTCAAAAGGTTCTAGCGGTGAGTTAAGAACACAACTGATGTTTGCTAAAGCCGTCAACATAATAGAAAACTCAAAAGCAGAGGAAATGATTACCGAATGCAGAGAAGTAGGAAAAATGCTCGGTGGATTGATTAAATCCAGAAGGCAAATTCAAAAAAAATTAGATAGTAAAGATACTTGAAACTGATTTTTACTTCACCCCCCCCTTTCTCCTTTCTCCTTTTACCTTTTCCCTCCTTGATTAACTTATGAAAAAACTATTTGTCATAATACTTCTTTTCACAGTAAACTTTGCTGTTTTAGCGCAATCCCTGTCGGATATTCAAAACGTGAAGGTAGATAATTTGTCGGATGCTCAGATAGAGCAGCTGATCAAACGTGCGGAAGCCTCTGGTATGAATGAGCAGCAATTAATTGCTATGGCACGTGAAAGAGGGATGCCTTCGAGTGAAATTTCCAAATTTCAGAGGAGGGTCAATAGCTTAAGAAATAAAGGTATTGATGCAGCAAATTTTGGAGGAGCTGATGCTGGTAGAGAAGGGATTACAGAAGAGGTTACCGTGCATGAAGAAGGTGCTAAATTAAATGAACAGCAGAGTAAAATTTTTGGTTTCTCTTTGTTTAGGAATAATAAAATGACATTTACTCCAAATCTGAATATTCCAACACCGATGAATTACATGTTAGGTACCGGAGATCAGTTATTGATTGATGTATATGGCGCTTCCCAGCAGCAGTATGATCAACGAATTAATAATGAGGGGATGATTTTTATCCCGAATATCGGACCTATCAATTTGGCAGGACTGACGGTAGAAGCAGCAACGGCACGATTACGGGCTACGTTGTCCAATATCTACAGTGGCTTATCAGGTTCTAATCCCAATACATTTTTGCAGGTGAGAGTAGGCAATATTCGCTCTATCCAAGTGGCTATGGTAGGGGAAGTCTTCGCCCCAGGAAATTACACCTTATCCTCTTTTGCTACAGTATTTAACGCCTTATATGCATCTGGGGGGGTTACTGAAAATGGATCTTTAAGAGCTATTAAGGTCTACAGAAATAATCGCTTGTTGGCGGAGGTTGATGTGTATAATTTTTTGGTGAATGCTGATCAGTCAACCAACGTACGCTTGCAAGACAATGACGTGATTATGGTACCTCCGGTACAAAAAAGAGTAGAAATTCAAGGTCCCGTTCGTCGTCCTGGCTTGTTTGAAATGGTACAAGATGAAACTTTACAGGATCTCTTAAACTTTGCGGGAGGATTTACTAGTATGGCCTATCCAAGCCGTGCAATTGTGTATAGAACTACAGAAAAAGAATTGAAAGTTGAAAATATAGAGGAGGATGCTTTTGCTAGCTTCAGACCTAGACAAGGAGATAATTTTATTTTTGGGGAGATTTTAACCCGTTATGAAAACAGGGTTCAAATCACAGGAGCCTTGATGCGGCCGGGAACTTTTGCTCTGCAAGAAGGGATGGGGATCAATGAGTTGATCAGGAAAGCAGAAGGGCTGAGAGAAGATGCATTTTTGAATCGTGCGACCTTGTATAGAACCCGTGCTGATTTTTCTTTGGAAATCGTTGCTTTAAATATTGGCGCCATTGTCAGAGGGGAAGAACAAGATGTGCAATTAGAGAGAGAAGATGTGTTGAATATTCCGAGTATCTATGATTTAAAAGAGGAGTATTATGTGCGGATCTCTGGAGAAGTTAATAGACCGGGAGCTTTTGCTTTTGGAGAAAATATGAGTGTTTCAGATTTAGTTTTAAAAGCAGGAGGCTTTAAGGAATCAGCAACGGCTTCTCAGTTGGAAATTGCTCGTAGGGTGAAGAACGATATTTCAGGCAAGTTGGCAGAGATCATTCGGATTGATATTGATAAGGATTTAAAAATCAACGCAGACGGGAAAGACCAGATCTTGAAACCCTTTGACCATGTCATTATCCGAAGAAGTCCAGGTTTCCAACGTCAAAAGTTGGTAAGCGTGGAGGGTGAGGTCTTTTATCCTGGGGATTATGCATTGTCTAATGCAAATGAACGGATTTCAGATTTATTGCAGCGAGCGGGAGGCTTAAATCAATTTGCTTATGCAAAAGGAGCTACGCTTATCCGAAGAAATGAGTTCTTTGATACGCCAAGTGAAAATGAAATGAAGGCGCAAAGTCTGACTGAGGTTAAAAGAAATGCGACTGCAAATCAGCAGGATAATACAGAAGCTGAAAAAATTATGTTGGCTCGAATTGATAGCAAGATCAATGAAAGAGGTGGTGATCAGGCGAATAAACGAGGTGGTCTACAGGCAGATGACTTTAGAAAAGAAACTATTGAGGAGATCTCAGAAAGTGAGACAATGAAAAATAGTCCAATCAGAACTACTGAAATGGTAGGGATTGATTTATTGGCAATCATCAATAATCCAGGCAGTAATAATGATTTAATTTTACAGGAGGGAGATGTCCTATCTGTACCAAAAGAATTGCAAACAGTCAGGATTCGAGGAGAAGTACTGTATCCAAATACAGCTAGGTACAGAGAATTAAGCTCCTTTAAGTCTTATATTTCAAGAGCTGGTGGGTTTACAGAAAAATCCCGTAGAGGTAGATCCTATGTGGTCTATGCAAATGGAGATGTTCAACGGACTAGGAAGTTTTTGTTTATAAATAATTATCCAGCAGTTGAACCTGGTGCAGAAATTATCGTTCCTGCTAAACCGGAAAAAGACCCACTATCTGCTCAAGCTTGGATAGGTATAGCTTCTTCTTTAGCCACTTTAGCATTATTGATTAATAATTTAACGAGATAAAGACCCTATTCGTATTAATTGCGAGCTATACGAGTCTAAATTCAATAATATATTTGTGTAATTCCTACCTGCAGCAGGCAGGAGCGTAATTCGCGGTTAAGCTTTTCCCTTTTACCTCGTTCTTTTCACCTTTTAAGAAATGACAGATAAAAATACTTCTTCTAATCAACATACCGTCAACGAAGACGAAATAGATCTGCTAGCCCTAGCTAAAACGCTTTGGATGAAACGTAAGACTATTATAGGGATTACAAGTGTATTCGTGGTTTTAGGCTTGTTAGTAGCCATACTTTCCCCGAAAGAATTTACTGCTACTTCTGTTTTTGTTCCGCAAGTAGGAGAGTCCAATCGTGGGGGAGGTTCCTTGGGAGGTCTTGCCTCTTTAGCGGGGATTAATTTAGGCGGGATGGGCGGAAGTTCTGAGATCCCACCCTCTTTGTACCCTAAGATAGTATCATCTGTTAATTTCAGATTGGCCATTTTAGATGCACCGTTAAGTGTAGAGGGGTTGGATAAGCCTGTAACGTATAGGCACTATTATGATTCCATTCATGATCCAGGAGTATTAAGTTACATTAAAAAGTTTACTATAGGCTTACCTGGACTTTTATTAAAAAGCTTAAGGGGTGATTCTGATGAAGTTGTGAAAGATGCAAATGATCAATTAATTCGGGTCAGTAAAGATGACTTTGAACATTTCAAACGCTTGGATGCTCAGATTTCGGTCACTCCCAACGATAAGGAAGGTTTTGTTTCATTGTCTTTTGTTTTACCAGAACCAATAATGGCTGCTCAGATGGCTCGTTTTGCACAAGACTTATTACAAGAGCAAGTAATAGCCTATAAAATCTCCAATGCGCAGGAACAGTTAAAGTTTACAGAAGAGCGATTTGAGGAAAAGAAAAAAGAATTTGAGGAGATCCAATCTAGGCTTGCAAATTTTAGAGACCGTAATCAAAATATTGCTTCTGCGGCTGTATTAAATCAACAGCAGCGCTTGGAAGCGGAGTATAATTTTGCTTTTAGTATCTACACAGAATTGGCTAAGCAATTGGAGCAAGCCAGAATACAAGTTGCGAAAGATACACCGGTATTTTCTGTGATTCAGCCTGTGACGGTTCCTGTGGAAAAGTCTGCTCCCAAACGGCCTTTGATTTTGATTATATTTATCATTTTGGGAGGTATTGTGGCCATAGGTTATGTATTTGGTATGGAGTTTTTTAAGGGTGTGAAAGAGCAGTGGGTTAATGTTTAAAAAAATAAATTTGTACATGAAAAAAGCTGTCATTGTTTCCGGTTATTTTAATCCCATCCACAAAGGTCATATCGAATACTTTAACCATGCCAAAGCAGCAGGTGATGTACTAATTGTCATCGTAAACAATGACCATCAACGTGCCTTAAAGGGCTCAAAAGAGTTCCAAGGGGAAGATGAACGACTTTTTATTGTCTCCAATATCAAAAGCGTAGATCAAGTATTCCTTTCCATAGATCAGGATAGAACAGTTTGTGAAACTATCAGACAAATACACAATCAATTAGGCAATACGTACCAACTCGCCTTCGCCAATGGTGGTGATCAGAATAACCAATCCATCCCTGAAGTTCCAGTCTGCGAGGAACTAGGAATTGAGCTCATAGACGGGCTAGGAGACAAAATCCAATCAAGCAGCTGGCTATTAAAAAGTAGTTAATGGTAAAAATTTAAAAGGTAAAACTATTTAATATTAAACTTCGCTATTTAGGGTAAGACAACAACCTTTTACCTTTCGCCTTTACCCTTTTTCCTTAAAAAGTTTTCTGTGAAACGCTGCGCCTCCTCAGTGAATCTCAGTGTTACTAAAAAAATATGGACAAATCTTCTAAAATATACATCGCTGGCCATCGAGGCATGGTCGGTTCAGCAATCTGGAGAGCCTTAGAAAATAAAGGCTACGTCAACCTGATAGGTCAATCTTCCAAAGAAGTGGACCTAAGAAACCAACAAGCGGTTCTAAATTTTTTCGATAGAGAAAAACCAGAGGTTGTCATCGATGCTGCGGCTAGGGTAGGAGGGATTCTAGCCAACAATGACTACCCTTATCAATTCTTGATGGAGAACATGCAGATTCAAAATAACCTGATTGATGCATCTCTCCAAGCCGATTGTCAAAAATTCATCTTCTTAGGATCTTCTTGCATTTATCCCAAACTTGCCCCACAACCACTCAAGGAAGAATACCTGCTCACTTCAAGCCTGGAGCCTACCAATGAATGGTATGCCATAGCCAAAATCACTGGTGTCAAAGCTTGTGAAGCCATCAGAAAGCAATTTGGAAAAGATTACATTTCCCTGATGCCGACCAACCTATATGGTTCTTTTGATAATTTTGACTTGAAAACCTCCCATGTCCTTCCTGCCATGATTCGCAAGTTCCATGAAGCAAAGCAGTCAACATTCAACGGTCAACAGTCGACAGTTACGCTTTGGGGTTCAGGAACACCCATGCGTGAATTCTTACATGTAGATGATATGGCAGATGCGGTAGTATTTGCCTTAGAAAATCAATTCCAAGATAACTTGTACAATGTGGGAACAGGCAAAGACCTCACCATCAAGGAACTCGCTAAAATGATTCAAAGGATAGTAGGTCACGAAGGAGATATCTTCTGGGATAGCAGCAAGCCCGATGGTACCCCAAGAAAACTCATGGACGTCTCAAAAATGTCCCAAGCCGGCTGGAAAGCCAAGATAGGACTAGAAGAAGGTATAAAAAGCACCTACCAATGGTTCCTCCAAAATCAAGATTCCTTCAAGGAAGTAAAGATGTGAAATTGCTTTCGCTTTAATTACACAGAGTTTCACTGAGGAGTCACTGAGTCACACAGAGAAAATATAAATAAAAAAACTAAGTGCATCTCGGTGCCTCCTCTATGTATCTCTGTGATTATAAAAAAATAAATATATGAAAGTTGCATTAATAACAGGAATAACAGGCCAAGACGGCTCCTACCTAGCCGAACTTTTACTCGAAAAAGGCTACATGGTCCACGGCATCAAGCGTAGAGCCTCATCATTCAATACCCAACGTGTAGACCACCTGTATGTAGATCAGCACGAAAACAATGTCAATTTCAAGCTCCATTACGGTGACTTAACAGACTCTACGAACCTGATCCGTATCATCCAAGAAACCCAGCCGGACGAGATATACAATCTAGGTGCCATGTCCCATGTCAAAGTCTCTTTTGATTCTCCGGAATATGTGGCCAATGTGGATGGTATTGGTACACTTAGGATTTTGGAAGCTGTAAGGATTTTAGGATTAGAAAAGAAAACCAGGATCTACCAAGCCTCTACTTCAGAGCTTTACGGCGGGATGCCTGAGAACAAAAATGAAAAGGGATTCTATGATGAAAATTCTCCTTTTTATCCCCGTTCTCCATACGGTGCAGCAAAAATTTATGGTTTTTGGATTACTAAAAATTACAGAGAAGCGTATAATATGTTTGCATGTAATGGAATTCTTTTTAACCATGAATCGCCTAGACGCGGGGAGACTTTTGTTACAAGAAAAATCACTAGAGCGGTCGCTAAAATAGCATTGGGCTTGCAAAAAGAACTCTATATGGGTAATCTAGATGCGCAAAGGGATTGGGGACATGCTAAAGATTATGTCAGAGCGATGTGGTTAATCCTACAACAAGATCAAGCTGATGATTATGTAATTGCCACAGGTGTGACTACTAGAGTTCGTGATTTTATTAAAATGGCATTTTCTCATGTGGGTTTCAATATCAGATTTGATGGAGAAGGAGTTGATGAAGTTGGTGTATTGGATTCAGTTGATCAATTTACTTTTGAAGCAGCTACAGGATTAAAGTTTAATCAAGTAAGCCTTAATCAAGGAGACACTTTGCTCAAAATAGATCCAATCTACTTCCGTCCTACTGAGGTTGATTTACTTCTTGGCGATCCGACCAAATCTAAAACTAAACTGGGCTGGGAGCCAGAATATGACTTAAAAGGACTGGTTGAAGATATGATGATTTCGGATTTGAAATTAATGGTTAAAGAACAATACCTAAAAGATGCTGGGTATAATATTTTAAAGAATTTAGAGTAGTTGTCGTACAAATTTAAAGAAAATTTTATGGTTGCCAATCAAACAATTAGTACAGCAAGTACTATCAAGGTTACAAAAGGAAAATTATCGGGAACAGTCAGACTTAGTGGGGCAAAAAACAGTGCGCTACGTTTATTAGCTGCTTCAATATTAACTAATGATCAGGTTCGTCTTTCGAACTTTCCAAATGATCTATTGGATATCCAAGTACATTTGGAAATGCTTTGGGTCTTAGGAAAGGAATATGTTGCTATGGATGATACTGTTGTAATTCGTCAGAATCGGATGCTTGATACAGAATTGAAATGGGAAAAAAGATCAATTAGAAATACGCTATTGATCTTAGGCGCATTAACAGCAAGATATGGAGAAGGAAGGGTTCCATTGCCCGGTGGGTGTAAATTGGGTGAGCGTAAATATGATATCCATATAATGTTGCTGGAGCAGTTGGGAGCAAAGGTATGGGTGGAAGATGGTATGTTATGTGCTAAAGTCGGACTGGAAAGAAGATTAATTGGGAATGATATTTATCTACCTATCAGATCCACAGGTGCCACTGAAAATGCCATATTGTGTGGTTCTTTAGCAATTGGAACTACTACAGTTTGGAATCCTCAT encodes:
- a CDS encoding helix-turn-helix domain-containing protein gives rise to the protein MLDSLITSKTRLKLLVKFFSNPQNVAHLRGLAEEFGESTNAIRKELNHLSEAGLLLKVNDKNKIDYTANYNHPYFESLKDLTRKYLGFDKLVDTVLERMGDVEEISLIGDYSRGLDSGYLDVLIKGNNLSEEYLERLTFRLQELIGKQVNFTVNDSLCESNDSLVIYKK
- a CDS encoding four helix bundle protein, which encodes MEIKSFEDLGVWQRSFKLAVDIFEVTKLDKNYVIKDHLVKTALSVPSNIAEGFERTSNKEYIRFLDISKGSSGELRTQLMFAKAVNIIENSKAEEMITECREVGKMLGGLIKSRRQIQKKLDSKDT
- a CDS encoding SLBB domain-containing protein, with the protein product MKKLFVIILLFTVNFAVLAQSLSDIQNVKVDNLSDAQIEQLIKRAEASGMNEQQLIAMARERGMPSSEISKFQRRVNSLRNKGIDAANFGGADAGREGITEEVTVHEEGAKLNEQQSKIFGFSLFRNNKMTFTPNLNIPTPMNYMLGTGDQLLIDVYGASQQQYDQRINNEGMIFIPNIGPINLAGLTVEAATARLRATLSNIYSGLSGSNPNTFLQVRVGNIRSIQVAMVGEVFAPGNYTLSSFATVFNALYASGGVTENGSLRAIKVYRNNRLLAEVDVYNFLVNADQSTNVRLQDNDVIMVPPVQKRVEIQGPVRRPGLFEMVQDETLQDLLNFAGGFTSMAYPSRAIVYRTTEKELKVENIEEDAFASFRPRQGDNFIFGEILTRYENRVQITGALMRPGTFALQEGMGINELIRKAEGLREDAFLNRATLYRTRADFSLEIVALNIGAIVRGEEQDVQLEREDVLNIPSIYDLKEEYYVRISGEVNRPGAFAFGENMSVSDLVLKAGGFKESATASQLEIARRVKNDISGKLAEIIRIDIDKDLKINADGKDQILKPFDHVIIRRSPGFQRQKLVSVEGEVFYPGDYALSNANERISDLLQRAGGLNQFAYAKGATLIRRNEFFDTPSENEMKAQSLTEVKRNATANQQDNTEAEKIMLARIDSKINERGGDQANKRGGLQADDFRKETIEEISESETMKNSPIRTTEMVGIDLLAIINNPGSNNDLILQEGDVLSVPKELQTVRIRGEVLYPNTARYRELSSFKSYISRAGGFTEKSRRGRSYVVYANGDVQRTRKFLFINNYPAVEPGAEIIVPAKPEKDPLSAQAWIGIASSLATLALLINNLTR
- a CDS encoding Wzz/FepE/Etk N-terminal domain-containing protein, giving the protein MTDKNTSSNQHTVNEDEIDLLALAKTLWMKRKTIIGITSVFVVLGLLVAILSPKEFTATSVFVPQVGESNRGGGSLGGLASLAGINLGGMGGSSEIPPSLYPKIVSSVNFRLAILDAPLSVEGLDKPVTYRHYYDSIHDPGVLSYIKKFTIGLPGLLLKSLRGDSDEVVKDANDQLIRVSKDDFEHFKRLDAQISVTPNDKEGFVSLSFVLPEPIMAAQMARFAQDLLQEQVIAYKISNAQEQLKFTEERFEEKKKEFEEIQSRLANFRDRNQNIASAAVLNQQQRLEAEYNFAFSIYTELAKQLEQARIQVAKDTPVFSVIQPVTVPVEKSAPKRPLILIIFIILGGIVAIGYVFGMEFFKGVKEQWVNV
- a CDS encoding adenylyltransferase/cytidyltransferase family protein — protein: MKKAVIVSGYFNPIHKGHIEYFNHAKAAGDVLIVIVNNDHQRALKGSKEFQGEDERLFIVSNIKSVDQVFLSIDQDRTVCETIRQIHNQLGNTYQLAFANGGDQNNQSIPEVPVCEELGIELIDGLGDKIQSSSWLLKSS
- a CDS encoding GDP-L-fucose synthase family protein yields the protein MDKSSKIYIAGHRGMVGSAIWRALENKGYVNLIGQSSKEVDLRNQQAVLNFFDREKPEVVIDAAARVGGILANNDYPYQFLMENMQIQNNLIDASLQADCQKFIFLGSSCIYPKLAPQPLKEEYLLTSSLEPTNEWYAIAKITGVKACEAIRKQFGKDYISLMPTNLYGSFDNFDLKTSHVLPAMIRKFHEAKQSTFNGQQSTVTLWGSGTPMREFLHVDDMADAVVFALENQFQDNLYNVGTGKDLTIKELAKMIQRIVGHEGDIFWDSSKPDGTPRKLMDVSKMSQAGWKAKIGLEEGIKSTYQWFLQNQDSFKEVKM
- the gmd gene encoding GDP-mannose 4,6-dehydratase, yielding MKVALITGITGQDGSYLAELLLEKGYMVHGIKRRASSFNTQRVDHLYVDQHENNVNFKLHYGDLTDSTNLIRIIQETQPDEIYNLGAMSHVKVSFDSPEYVANVDGIGTLRILEAVRILGLEKKTRIYQASTSELYGGMPENKNEKGFYDENSPFYPRSPYGAAKIYGFWITKNYREAYNMFACNGILFNHESPRRGETFVTRKITRAVAKIALGLQKELYMGNLDAQRDWGHAKDYVRAMWLILQQDQADDYVIATGVTTRVRDFIKMAFSHVGFNIRFDGEGVDEVGVLDSVDQFTFEAATGLKFNQVSLNQGDTLLKIDPIYFRPTEVDLLLGDPTKSKTKLGWEPEYDLKGLVEDMMISDLKLMVKEQYLKDAGYNILKNLE